One window of Syngnathus acus chromosome 16, fSynAcu1.2, whole genome shotgun sequence genomic DNA carries:
- the si:ch73-95l15.5 gene encoding uncharacterized protein si:ch73-95l15.5 isoform X2 — MSSRGPNDLCVICGGVLQGNQRRWLFGNQHKKCSQPQTPTSSLRGGSLSGSSPCSPWGSMSSLVSSSSLSKSQLSLSSPSKSLDLLSVLTHILGRPVHRGGGLGEFVCGKCTGVLERVFRFDTVINRVRALSSERLNKLTQERDNVRRWVRSNYVQRHPREQDEEVGGDEDKEDYRDILKDNMALAEYECWSEKWDTCPYFIRTGKRCRKGQNCEGCDSLRVSDSDYESVCGVPRRMPYQAFSPLALSRDKSQSMPLHWHRIPSTCSSPTSLAASTFSLRTQSVQSLDSLDGCDPLDTPGDVLATLSSVLRELRRLGGRPVRSPAGSRIPVLSGRSKRRSSSEMTSPVVKKTLSFGENGNHHNGEEEEDDDVLMEMKDEFMPLHQQSASHTLHQVIRHLRGQLDQAETRVRTLEAQLEPRTAQDDEIKDWTHLVRDKDGAALLPDLARSLHSRDRFIQECMSVIRRVCVEGGGRSQLADEIFDKLGENLKDIVHDNKVARESLIRELAEKEKRLEEEVASLRKAAGDREKDLDTLNMVLQCNQDVIDDLRLALAEKQRFLQELETEREVWRQREQALAATMNEKDELVRVLKVELESCMKDVQALSDSVICHGLEGGGAEASLASQLRDKQTRLAAMLEERETQSATLCEEVTKLTAALQEYQNVVQSQHESYDRTMSSLTARLTDARRALRNEELRRKEAERMRHNQQEDGERAERKLRDSLEKRDRLIQQILQDAEERDRQVEELQHNLQKKRDECMSAVKHAL, encoded by the exons TCCCAGCTGTCCCTCAGCTCTCCCTCCAAATCGTTGGACCTCCTGTCGGTTCTGACGCACATCCTGGGCCGTCCCGTTCACCGCGGCGGCGGCCtcggggagttcgtgtgcggcAAATGCACCGGCGTCCTGGAACGCGTCTTCAGATTCGATACGGTCATCAACAGGGTGAGGGCGCTGTCCTCGGAGAGGCTCAACAAGTTGACTCAGGAGCGAGACAACGTCCGGCGTTGGGTGCGGAGCAACTACGTCCAAAGGCACCCTCGGGAGCAGGACGAGGAGGTGGGCGGAGATGAAGACAAGGAGGACTACCGAGACATACTGAAGGACAACATGGCTCTGGCCGAGTATGAGTGCTGGTCAGAGAAGTGGGACACGTGTCCTTACTTTATACGAACAG GTAAACGGTGCCGAAAAGGTCAAAACTGCGAAGGCTGCGACTCTTTACGTGTGTCCGACTCAGATTACGAGTCTGTGTGCGGCGTTCCTCGCCGAATGCCGTACCAGGCCTTCTCTCCTCTGGCTCTGTCCCGGGACAAATCCCAAAGCATGCCTCTCCACTGGCACAGAATCCCATCCACCTGCTCCAGTCCCACCTCACTGGCGGCGTCCACTTTCTCCCTGAGGACCCAGTCCGTCCAGTCTCTGGACTCCCTGGACGGCTGCGACCCCTTGGACACACCCGGCGACGTGTTGGCCACTTTGTCGTCGGTCCTCAGGGAACTCCGACGTTTGGGAGGGAGGCCGGTCCGCTCGCCGGCCGGGAGCAGGATTCCCGTCCTGTCCGGGAGGAGCAAGAGGAGAAGTTCTAGTGAGATGACATCCCCTGTGGTGAAGAAGACCCTGAGCTTTGGGGAGAACGGCAATCACCACAAcggagaagaagaggaagatgatgatgttCTGATGGAGATGAAGGATGAGTTCATGCCGCTGCATCAGCAG AGCGCCTCGCACACGCTCCACCAAGTGATCAGGCATCTGCGTGGCCAGCTCGACCAAGCCGAGACCCGGGTCAGGACCCTTGAGGCACAACTGGAACCCAGAACAGCCCAGGATGACGAGATCAAGGACTGGACACAT cTTGTGCGTGATAAAGACGGCGCCGCCCTGCTGCCCGACCTCGCTCGCTCCCTGCACAGTCGGGATCGGTTCATCCAG GAGTGCATGAGTGTGATCAGAAGAGTGTGCGTGGAAGGCGGAGGAAGAAGCCAGCTAGCAGACGAGATTTTCGACAAACTCGGCGAGAACCTGAAAGATATTGTTCATGACAACAAG GTTGCCAGGGAGAGTTTGATCCGTGAGTTGGCTGAGAAAGAAAAGCGTCTTGAGGAAGAGGTGGCTTCCTTAAGAAAGGCGGCAGGAGACCGCGAGAAAGACCTGGACACCCTCAACATGGTGCTGCAGTGCAACCAGGACGTCATCGAC GATCTGCGTCTGGCCTTGGCTGAGAAACAGCGCTTCCTGCAGGAGTTGGAGACGGAGAGGGAGGTGTGGAGGCAGAGGGAGCAAGCCCTGGCTGCCACCATGAACGAGAAGGACGAATTGGTCCGAGTCCTCAAGGTGGAGCTGGAGAGCTGTATGAAAGATGTGCAG GCTCTCTCAGACTCCGTAATTTGCCATGGCTTGGAGGGAGGCGGGGCCGAGGCATCCCTGGCCTCCCAGTTACGAGACAAGCAGACCCGcctggcggccatgttggaaGAACGAGAGACACAGAGCGCCACCTTGTGCGAGGAGGTCACCAAACTCACCGCCGCCCTGCAGGAGTACCAGAACGTCGTTCAG AGTCAGCACGAGAGCTACGACCGGACGATGTCGTCTCTGACCGCTCGCTTGACGGACGCCAGGCGGGCGCTGCGGAACGAAGAGCTGCGCAGGAAGGAGGCCGAGAGGATGCGGCACAACCAGCAAGAGGACGGAGAGAGGGCCGAGAGGAAACTGAGAGACAGTCTGGAGAAGAGGGACCGACTCATACAG CAAATTCTGCAGGACGCCGAGGAACGCGACCGTCAGGTGGAAGAGCTTCAGCACAACTTGCAGAAGAAACGAGACGAGTGCATGTCGGCCGTCAAACATGCGCTGTGA
- the si:ch73-95l15.5 gene encoding uncharacterized protein si:ch73-95l15.5 isoform X1 has product MSSRGPNDLCVICGGVLQGNQRRWLFGNQHKKCSQPQTPTSSLRGGSLSGSSPCSPWGSMSSLVSSSSLSKSQLSLSSPSKSLDLLSVLTHILGRPVHRGGGLGEFVCGKCTGVLERVFRFDTVINRVRALSSERLNKLTQERDNVRRWVRSNYVQRHPREQDEEVGGDEDKEDYRDILKDNMALAEYECWSEKWDTCPYFIRTGKRCRKGQNCEGCDSLRVSDSDYESVCGVPRRMPYQAFSPLALSRDKSQSMPLHWHRIPSTCSSPTSLAASTFSLRTQSVQSLDSLDGCDPLDTPGDVLATLSSVLRELRRLGGRPVRSPAGSRIPVLSGRSKRRSSSEMTSPVVKKTLSFGENGNHHNGEEEEDDDVLMEMKDEFMPLHQQQSASHTLHQVIRHLRGQLDQAETRVRTLEAQLEPRTAQDDEIKDWTHLVRDKDGAALLPDLARSLHSRDRFIQECMSVIRRVCVEGGGRSQLADEIFDKLGENLKDIVHDNKVARESLIRELAEKEKRLEEEVASLRKAAGDREKDLDTLNMVLQCNQDVIDDLRLALAEKQRFLQELETEREVWRQREQALAATMNEKDELVRVLKVELESCMKDVQALSDSVICHGLEGGGAEASLASQLRDKQTRLAAMLEERETQSATLCEEVTKLTAALQEYQNVVQSQHESYDRTMSSLTARLTDARRALRNEELRRKEAERMRHNQQEDGERAERKLRDSLEKRDRLIQQILQDAEERDRQVEELQHNLQKKRDECMSAVKHAL; this is encoded by the exons TCCCAGCTGTCCCTCAGCTCTCCCTCCAAATCGTTGGACCTCCTGTCGGTTCTGACGCACATCCTGGGCCGTCCCGTTCACCGCGGCGGCGGCCtcggggagttcgtgtgcggcAAATGCACCGGCGTCCTGGAACGCGTCTTCAGATTCGATACGGTCATCAACAGGGTGAGGGCGCTGTCCTCGGAGAGGCTCAACAAGTTGACTCAGGAGCGAGACAACGTCCGGCGTTGGGTGCGGAGCAACTACGTCCAAAGGCACCCTCGGGAGCAGGACGAGGAGGTGGGCGGAGATGAAGACAAGGAGGACTACCGAGACATACTGAAGGACAACATGGCTCTGGCCGAGTATGAGTGCTGGTCAGAGAAGTGGGACACGTGTCCTTACTTTATACGAACAG GTAAACGGTGCCGAAAAGGTCAAAACTGCGAAGGCTGCGACTCTTTACGTGTGTCCGACTCAGATTACGAGTCTGTGTGCGGCGTTCCTCGCCGAATGCCGTACCAGGCCTTCTCTCCTCTGGCTCTGTCCCGGGACAAATCCCAAAGCATGCCTCTCCACTGGCACAGAATCCCATCCACCTGCTCCAGTCCCACCTCACTGGCGGCGTCCACTTTCTCCCTGAGGACCCAGTCCGTCCAGTCTCTGGACTCCCTGGACGGCTGCGACCCCTTGGACACACCCGGCGACGTGTTGGCCACTTTGTCGTCGGTCCTCAGGGAACTCCGACGTTTGGGAGGGAGGCCGGTCCGCTCGCCGGCCGGGAGCAGGATTCCCGTCCTGTCCGGGAGGAGCAAGAGGAGAAGTTCTAGTGAGATGACATCCCCTGTGGTGAAGAAGACCCTGAGCTTTGGGGAGAACGGCAATCACCACAAcggagaagaagaggaagatgatgatgttCTGATGGAGATGAAGGATGAGTTCATGCCGCTGCATCAGCAG CAGAGCGCCTCGCACACGCTCCACCAAGTGATCAGGCATCTGCGTGGCCAGCTCGACCAAGCCGAGACCCGGGTCAGGACCCTTGAGGCACAACTGGAACCCAGAACAGCCCAGGATGACGAGATCAAGGACTGGACACAT cTTGTGCGTGATAAAGACGGCGCCGCCCTGCTGCCCGACCTCGCTCGCTCCCTGCACAGTCGGGATCGGTTCATCCAG GAGTGCATGAGTGTGATCAGAAGAGTGTGCGTGGAAGGCGGAGGAAGAAGCCAGCTAGCAGACGAGATTTTCGACAAACTCGGCGAGAACCTGAAAGATATTGTTCATGACAACAAG GTTGCCAGGGAGAGTTTGATCCGTGAGTTGGCTGAGAAAGAAAAGCGTCTTGAGGAAGAGGTGGCTTCCTTAAGAAAGGCGGCAGGAGACCGCGAGAAAGACCTGGACACCCTCAACATGGTGCTGCAGTGCAACCAGGACGTCATCGAC GATCTGCGTCTGGCCTTGGCTGAGAAACAGCGCTTCCTGCAGGAGTTGGAGACGGAGAGGGAGGTGTGGAGGCAGAGGGAGCAAGCCCTGGCTGCCACCATGAACGAGAAGGACGAATTGGTCCGAGTCCTCAAGGTGGAGCTGGAGAGCTGTATGAAAGATGTGCAG GCTCTCTCAGACTCCGTAATTTGCCATGGCTTGGAGGGAGGCGGGGCCGAGGCATCCCTGGCCTCCCAGTTACGAGACAAGCAGACCCGcctggcggccatgttggaaGAACGAGAGACACAGAGCGCCACCTTGTGCGAGGAGGTCACCAAACTCACCGCCGCCCTGCAGGAGTACCAGAACGTCGTTCAG AGTCAGCACGAGAGCTACGACCGGACGATGTCGTCTCTGACCGCTCGCTTGACGGACGCCAGGCGGGCGCTGCGGAACGAAGAGCTGCGCAGGAAGGAGGCCGAGAGGATGCGGCACAACCAGCAAGAGGACGGAGAGAGGGCCGAGAGGAAACTGAGAGACAGTCTGGAGAAGAGGGACCGACTCATACAG CAAATTCTGCAGGACGCCGAGGAACGCGACCGTCAGGTGGAAGAGCTTCAGCACAACTTGCAGAAGAAACGAGACGAGTGCATGTCGGCCGTCAAACATGCGCTGTGA
- the notchl gene encoding neurogenic locus notch homolog protein 1 yields the protein MMRTMKILILLGLSCTRQVLSNDPWGQCPASRKCKDKFSDRSCDKECIKPECLLDGMDCLKDKGHCHPGHIPYCRNHYANSQCDKGCDNAACGWDGGDCSAHQSPLWAKGTLVVHAAIPHKGGVPTNTSLLWALSVLLRTPTTLRGSAPLAVGRNLFDFDPQQLVDLLAETSAGDANGSLFFLQVDNRPCSRQPSTCFPHATEAASFLRAITSRRIFASSALPEMKTVIAVRGVQDEIGSRDEQEGEWTRKQDVKEPTPTWLWAVVAIAISLLLTLALVVFLVVRRMRQQRRQREGSSHGAGGQQVNHRSTTTDGKPKTWTATATQQEARGRPAREKDKDKLAPRKKKKAKEAEKKRRREPLGEDAMRMRPLKREQDIASDTDFTQSSLEDVRTVGRQEDVKHYRGGGSQPRRPPPASTHGWHRNATPPPLLSPPQQSAEWCGPDGSVVLIRAVRSGLDRVVLELLRAGVSVNNTDHTGRSALHWACSVNHLSLTRTLIRYGAAVDLQDNKGETPLFLSAFYGCYDTARLLLLHGANLDLHDRRGRRPVDVAREGLHHQVLELLLAHQIQRGPTTVDTSSDMLWEERALMYSPWVGTQGRSASFSGIVAHRDMTPPPQNNWSMGGVQYPSPQNWRPQLNQSATALVPPRIMGRSPRPISTLQEVTSEDEDRDRRQEHPRAVTPHFLSPQPAPRQRSFSCTQHALQRRSSSHQMEPNYVIVTERTANEHIERVIVSPPPEPATQTLVNGGGNDNGGRVEQANVSAPGSEPKSRGERSNNANDATQTAL from the exons ATGATGCGGACTATGAAGATTTTAATTCTCCTGGGACTCAGCTGCACAAGACAAG TGTTGTCCAACGACCCATGGGGGCAATGTCCTGCTAGCAGAAagtgcaaagacaaatttagtgATCGGTCATGTGACAAGGAGTGCATAAAGCCGGAATGTCTCCTGGACGGAATGGATTGCCTCAAGGACAAAGGACACTGCCA tcCAGGCCACATTCCGTATTGCCGCAACCACTACGCCAACTCACAGTGCGACAAGGGCTGCGACAACGCCGCCTGCGGGTGGGACGGCGGCGACTGCTCGGCTCACCAGAGCCCCCTCTGGGCCAAGGGCACCCTGGTGGTCCACGCTGCCATCCCCCACAAAGGCGGGGTCCCCACCAATACGTCACTCCTGTGGGCGCTCAGCGTCCTGCTGCGGACCCCCACGACGCTGAGGGGCTCGGCGCCACTCGCCGTCGGCAGGAATTTGTTCGACTTCGACCCCCAGCAGCTTGTTGACCTGTTGGCTGAAACGTCAGCAGGCGATGCCAATGG CTCCCTGTTTTTTCTGCAAGTGGACAACCGTCCATGTTCCCGTCAGCCCTCAACGTGTTTCCCTCATGCCACTGAGGCAGCTAGCTTCTTGAGGGCAATCACGTCACGGAGGATCTTTGCGTCTTCGGCCTTACCGGAGATGAAGACCGTCATTGCCGTTCGAGGTGTTCAGGATGAAATCGGGAGCCGGGACGAACAGGAAGGGGAGTGGACCAGAAAACAGGATGTCAAAG aGCCGACACCCACGTGGCTGTGGGCTGTCGTCGCCATAGCGATAAGTCTGCTCCTGACTCTGGCCTTGGTGGTCTTCCTGGTGGTAAGGAGGATGAGGCAGCAGAGGCGGCAAAGAGAAGGGAGCAGTCACGGAGCAGGAGGCCAGCAGGTGAACCACCGCTCCACCACCACGGATGGAAAACCCAAAACCTGGACGGCAACGGCCACCCAGCAGGAGGCCAGGGGGAGGCCGGCCCGGgagaaagacaaagacaagttGGCCcccaggaagaagaagaaagccaaggaggctgaaaagaaaaggaggagggaacCCCTGGGAGAAGATGCCATGAGGATGAG GCCTCTTAAAAGGGAGCAGGACATTGCCAGCGACACGGACTTCACGCAGAGTTCCTTGGAGGACGTGAGGACCGTTGGACGCCAGGAAGACGTCAAACATTACAGAGGGGGAGGATCACAGCCTCGTAGGCCGCCTCCAG CTTCCACTCACGGCTGGCACCGGAACGCCACGCCTCCGCCTCTGCTCAGTCCCCCTCAACAG TCTGCAGAATGGTGCGGCCCGGATGGCTCCGTGGTCCTGATCCGTGCGGTGCGCAGTGGACTGGACCGAGTAGTTCTGGAACTACTCAGAGCTGGAGTGTCTGTCAATAACACGGATCATACTG GGAGGTCGGCCCTGCACTGGGCGTGCTCGGTGAACCATCTTTCCCTGACCAGGACGCTAATTCGCTATGGTGCTGCTGTGGACCTGCAAGATAATAAG GGTGAGACGCCGCTTTTCCTTTCTGCCTTCTACGGCTGTTACGACACCGCCAggcttcttctcctccacgGTGCCAACTTGGACCTCCATGACCGCAGGGGGCGCCGCCCTGTAGATGTGGCCAGGGAAGGCTTGCACCATCAAGTCCTGGAGCTCCTACTGGCGCACCAGATCCAGAGGGGGCCCACCACTGTGGACACATCCAGCGACATGCTGTGGGAAGAGCGGGCGCTTATGTACTCGCCGTGGGTTGGGACGCAAGGACGGAGTGCGTCCTTCTCTGGGATTGTGGCACATCGGGACATGACACCACCACCGCAGAA TAACTGGTCGATGGGCGGCGTCCAATACCCATCCCCTCAAAACTGGCGACCGCAGCTCAACCAATCAGCGACCGCTCTGGTACCCCCCAGAATCATGGGCCGGTCCCCTCGGCCCATAAGCACCTTGCAGGAGGTCACCTCGGAGGATGAGGATCGAGATAGGCGGCAGGAACACCCCAGGGCGGTGACCCCTCACTTCCTATCGCCGCAGCCGGCTCCCCGGCAGCGTTCCTTCTCGTGTACCCAGCATGCTTTGCAGCGCCGCTCCAGCTCCCACCAGATGGAACCCAATTACGTGATTGTGACCGAACGGACAGCCAATGAGCACATAGAACGAGTCATCGTGTCCCCTCCGCCAGAACCCGCGACGCAGACACTCGTGAACGGCGGAGGCAACGACAATGGCGGCAGAGTGGAGCAAGCTAATGTTAGCGCCCCAGGTTCAGAGCCCAAATCTCGGGGTGAGAGGTCAAATAATGCCAATGATGCCACACAGACGGCCTTGTAG
- the tap1 gene encoding antigen peptide transporter 1 produces MFKVSALLLLLLFACVDVCVVSVLRSLQLSPQFFPIFPCPPFVVLWGGELTRAILLLLLLLPASLPSCSRGFGAIQSILVLCLHFPTYVTLLHVLGWSVEEEMWAWHSWERVFQGYLVTVTAWIYWSQYVQSLLQSLFLAVSSVWSRRSSKQESTKDTSSSLMGFMWPHFGAFVVMLLLVGISCFCEMAVPLYTGQVTDWLQNQGDPDAFTEAITIIAIMTVAGAVLEFIGDLVYNTTMSHIHTAVQGDVFQAVLNQEIAFFDATPTGELVSRITTDTNTMSEALSERLSLLLWYTGRVLFLFFFMIKQSGKMSLLTFMGLPIVWLVPKYASQFHQKISVKVQASLAKANQVATETFSCITTVKSFANEDGETERYSRCLEDIYALNKLEAATYASTTSANSLTTLVMKVCVMYYGGVLVTQGTISNGELVSFILYELQFGSVVDALMHSYPEVKKAVGGSKKIFEYLDRKPQMPPDGTLAPESLKGHVQFKNVRFAYSGKSNTDILKGVSLEMKPGQITALAGLNTAGKSTCVRLLERFYQPQGGEILLDGKPLNSYQDAYLRQKISVVSQDCALFARSVRENIKYGCPEASDEDMYQAARLASAHDFIMGLCDGYDTDAGEKGGQLSGGQKQRIAIARALIRQPTILVLDNATSDLDTENEHQVYQALLKQNCNNRSVLLISTKMRVVEKADHIIFLKDGVVRSEGRHRQLLENCEDYAKLVNEVQ; encoded by the exons ATGTTCAAAGTGAGCGCCTTGTTGCTCCTGCTGCTTTTTGCGTGCGTGGACGTGTGCGTTGTGAGCGTCCTGCGTTCCCTGCAGCTCTCGCCACAATTCTTCCCCATCTTCCCTTGTCCTCCATTCGTCGTCCTATGGGGAGGAGAGTTAACCAGGGCCATCCTGCTTCTCCTGCTGTTGCTCCCTGCCAGCCTTCCCTCATGCTCCAGAGGCTTCGGGGCTATCCAGAGCATCCTGGTCCTGTGCTTGCACTTCCCGACGTACGTGACTCTTCTCCATGTTCTCGGCTGGAGCGTCGAGGAGGAGATGTGGGCGTGGCACTCATGGGAAAGG GTGTTTCAGGGTTACCTGGTGACGGTGACGGCGTGGATCTACTGGAGTCAGTACGTCCAATCTTTGCTGCAGTCTTTGTTTCTCGCCGTGTCATCTGTGTGGAGTCGGAGGAGCAGCAAACAAGAGTCCACAAAGGACACTTCCTCGTCTCTGATGGGGTTCATGTGGCCTCACTTTGGTGCCTTTGTAGTCATGCTACTTTTGGTGGGGATCTCCTGCTTTT GCGAGATGGCGGTCCCTCTGTACACGGGTCAAGTGACGGACTGGCTCCAGAACCAAGGGGATCCTGACGCTTTCACGGAGGCCATCACAATTATAGCAATCATGACTGTTGCcgg TGCCGTACTGGAGTTCATTGGGGACCTGGTATACAACACCACCATGAGTCACATTCACACGGCGGTACAGGGAGATGTCTTCCAGGCTGTACTCAACCAGGAGATTGCCTTTTTTGATGCCACCCCCACAG GTGAGCTGGTGTCGCGCATCACGACGGACACCAACACAATGAGCGAAGCACTGAGCGAGAGGCTGAGCCTGCTTTTGTGGTACACGGGCCGTGTGctcttcttgttcttcttcATGATCAAGCAATCAGGGAAAATGTCCCTGCTCACCTTCATGGGGCTGCCCATCGTATGGCTGGTGCCAAAATACGCCTCACAGTTCCACCAG AAAATATCAGTGAAGGTCCAAGCGTCTCTGGCTAAGGCTAATCAAGTTGCTACAGAAACCTTTTCCTGCATTACGACGGTGAAGAGTTTCGCCAATGAGGACGGTGAGACGGAACGCTACAGCCGCTGCTTGGAGGACATATATGCCCTCAACAAGTTAGAAGCAGCGACATATGCCAGCACAACTTCGGCCAACAGC TTGACCACACTCGTCATGAAGGTGTGCGTCATGTACTACGGAGGCGTATTGGTGACCCAGGGGACAATCAGCAACGGAGAACTCGTCTCCTTCATCCTCTACGAACTTCAGTTCGGTTCCGTGGTGGAT GCTTTAATGCATTCGTACCCTGAGGTGAAGAAAGCCGTGGGAGGATCTAAGAAGATCTTTGAGTATTTGGATCGGAAACCTCAAATGCCCCCAGATGGAACCTTGGCCCCCGAGTCCCTGAAGGGACACGTCCAGTTCAAAAACGTTAGGTTTGCCTACTCCGGCAAGTCAAACACTGACATCCTCAAG GGCGTGTCCCTGGAAATGAAACCCGGCCAGATCACGGCACTGGCGGGACTCAACACAGCTGGGAAGTCCACCTGTGTTAGGCTACTTGAAAGGTTTTATCAGCCCCAAGGTGGAGAAATTCTTCTGGACGGGAAGCCACTGAACAGTTACCAAGATGCTTATCTTCGGCAGAAG ATTTCAGTGGTGAGCCAGGATTGTGCCCTGTTTGCCCGTTCCGTGCGGGAGAACATCAAGTACGGCTGCCCGGAGGCCAGCGACGAAGACATGTACCAGGCGGCCCGGTTGGCCAGCGCCCACGACTTCATCATGGGGCTGTGCGACGGCTACGATACAG ATGCTGGTGAGAAAGGCGGACAACTATCTGGCGGTCAAAAGCAACGTATTGCCATTGCGCGGGCCTTAATTCGACAGCCCACCATTTTGGTACTGGACAACGCCACCAGTGACTTGGACACTGAAAATGAACATCAG GTATACCAGGCTTTGCTGAAACAAAATTGCAACAATCGCTCCGTGCTACTGATCTCCACCAAGATGAGGGTGGTGGAGAAGGCCGACCACATCATCTTCTTAAAGGACGGCGTGGTCAGGTCAGAGGGCCGCCACCGCCAGCTGCTGGAGAATTGCGAGGACTATGCTAAACTAGTGAATGAGGTGCAATGA